The genome window ACAGTGTGCAGGCCCCTGGCTTCCCATTTCTTAGCAGAGTATAAGCTGGGACTTAGAGCACATCTCAAAGAAATTCACATTCATCTGCTTGAGACGGAGTGGAAACTCCCTTTCcagcctcttcttttccttttactcCCTGCTGATGGCTCCAGTTCTGGGACTCCCCCTCCAAGGTCATGGGTTTAGCTGTATGGCCAAGGATCAAGGGAGGGCCAGTGAGGGGGTGCAGACTCTGCTCTGGGGAACACAAAAGGAGTCCATGGATTCCTACCCAATGGGACAGAAGGGAGATCCTGTGCTACTCATGAGAGGTGACAGGAAACACACTCCCTGTTTTCAAggagcaaagtgtgtgtgtgtgtgtgtgtgtgtgtgtgtgtgtgtgtatgtgtgtgtgtggtgctactGCTGGGCAGTAGCCAGCTGGTCAAATATAGTCCTACCTGGTGTCCCTAGAGGTCAGCATGGCCAGCAGGCTTCGCCAAGTGGTCATCAACTTCCTTAAGGCATGTGGACTCCTGGGAAGCCTCTACTTCTTCATCTGCTCCCTGGACATCCTCAGCTCTGCCTTCCAGCTGCTAGGCAGTGAGTGACCAGGTGGGAggccagggtggggtggggaagtgaGCTCTCTACAGCCTCGCTGCATCTCTCTGTGGGCAACAGGCAAAATGGCTGGAGACATTTTCAAGGACAATGTGGTGCTGTCCAACCCTGTGGCTGGCTTGGTCATTGGTGTGCTGGTCACAGTCCTTGTCCAGAGCTCCAGCACATCTTCCTCTATCGTGGTCAGCATGGTGGCCTCTAAGTGTGAGTGCGCctctccttcccagggcagtGGTGGGTGGGTTGGTGAACAGGCAGGGCTGCTGAAATGGCACCCCTACAGTGCTGACTGTCCAGGTATCTGTGCCTATCGTCATGGGCGTCAACGTGGGCACTTCCATCACCAGCACCCTGGTCTCAATGGCGCAGTCAGGGGACCGGGATGAGTTCCAGAGGTGAGTCAGGGCTGAAGGGCCAGGCTGGGTCTACCTTGGCCTCGGTAGAGGCTACTCAGACAGACAGCCTGCCCTGTGTGACTGCAGGGCCTTCAGCGGCTCGGCTGTGCATGGCATCTTCAACTGGCTCACAGTGTTGGTATTGCTGCCGCTGGAGAGCGCCACGGCAGCATTAGAGAGGCTGAGTGAACTGGCCCTGGGCGCTGCTAGCCTGCAGCCAGGGGGGCAGGCCCCCGACATCCTCAAGGCACTGACGCAGCCTTTCACACACCTCATCATCCAGGTGAGGACAGATGTGCCATAGGAAGGTGCCTGTGCCTGGCTGATGAggaacaggaggcagaagccCTGTCCTGGATGGCGACAGAAGAGGGTTTAGGCTTGTAataggctgaggggtgggagtaCCCGACACATAATCATGCCCCCTCTGTCTCCCAGCTGGATAGCAGCGTGATTACCGGCAGCGCCACGAGCAACACCACCAACAGCAGCCTCATTAAGCAATGGTGTGGCGTCAAAGGGGAGACGGTGAGGTGCCTCTGACCCCGTCCCTCATTTCACCTCTGACCTGCTGAATCATCCCGCCCACTTGATCTTGAGCCTTTtaccttctgtctgtctgcctgctgtgAGCCCGGCCTGAGTCCTCCCTGTCCCTCAGTCCCAGGAGAGCCATGAGGAATGCAGCATCTTCAACCCCTGCACGGAGATGAACGGTACAGCATCTCCAGAGGAGAACAGAGTGCCTTGTGAGTACCTGCGCCAGTCCTACCCCctgccctgcttcctgctccGAACTCCTACTCAACTCCCCACCCTGCCACAGGCCGGCACCTGTTTGTGGGCACAGGGCTCACGGATCTGGCTGTGGGCTTCATCCTGCTGGCGGGCTCTCTGCTGGTGCTCTGTACCTGCCTGGTCCTCATCGTTAAGCTGCTCAACTCTGTGCTGCAGGGCCGCATTGCACAGGCCGTGAGAACTGTCATCAATGCAGGTGGGTGTGCGGAGGCCCTGGACCTGGGatggaggagaaggcaggaggtTGGAAATGACCCCCTGCCTTCCACCTTGCACACCTGCAGATTTCCCCTTCCCCTTtggctggctcagtggctacTTGGCCATCCTTGTCGGTGCAGGCCTAACCTTCCTGCTTCAGAGCAGTAGTGTATTCACAGCAGCTATTGTGCCTCTCATGGGTAAGCCAAAGTGGGCAGTGGGCTTGGGATTGGGGGAGCTGGGCTGGACCCCTTGGTGACCCTTCATTCCTCCAGGGGTTGGGGTGATCAACCTGGAACGGGCCTATCCCCTCTTCCTGGGCTCCAACATtggcaccaccaccacagccctgcTGGCTGCCCTGGCCAGCCCTCCGGACACGTTGCTCATTGCAGTCCAGGTACTGCCCTCAACCAGTTCCCtgttcccagcacagccaaggctgGGTGCAGCCCCAGCTCTTCTCAGGCTCCTCAGACTCCAACCACAGGCCTGTAGCCCCAGATCCAGGGGGACATTGCAGGCATCTCACAGCCCTAGCCTCAGTTCTTCCTTTCCAGGattcctttcctttgttttttgttttttcaagacaggtggagttattttggttgttgtttggtgtgtgtgtgtgtgtgtgtgtgtgtgtgtgtgtgtgtgtgtgtgtgtgtagccctggctgccctggaactatctctgtagaccaggctggcctcaaactcagagatctatctacctctccctcctgagtgctggggttaaaggcatgcgccaccgccgcctgtcAAATGGCGTGGTTTCTAAAGAGCCCAGGTGGCCCATGTCGTCTGGTCCAATCTCCTCACCCCTTCTTGCCCTTCCTGCCTACCAGGTTGCTCTCATCCACTTCTTCTTCAACCTGGCTGGCATACTTCTGTGGTACCTGGTGCCTGTCCTGAGACTACCCATTCCACTGGCCAAGCGCTTTGGGGACCTGACTGCCCAGTACCGCTGGGTAGCCATTGTCTACCTGCTATTCACCTTTCTGCTGCTGCCCCTGGCAGCCTTTGGACTTTCCCTGGCAGGGGGCTCAGTGTTGGCTGCAGTGGGCGGTCCTTTGGTGGGGCTGATGCTCCTTATCATCCTGATTAATGTCCTGCAAAGACGCCGGCCCTCCTGGCTGCCTCACTGTCTTCGATCCTGGGCCTGGCTGCCTCTCTGGCTCCATTCTCTGGAGCCCTGGGACCGCCTGGTGACTGGTTGCTGTCCCTGCAGAGCTTGCAGCAACTCCAATATGACCAGCAAAGTGGCTAACTGCTACGAGAACCCAGAGGTCATAGCTTCCCAGCAGCTGTGAAAAGTGGGTGCCATAGTCCATATACTTAGCTCCACCAGCTTCAGGGCACTGTAGGCTGAAACGACTGCCTGCCAGTCTTCcttggggtggaggggaggggctcCATATGGACTTCCTAGACTCCTGCATGCCCTTCTTTGCAAATAAAGGATGCTATTATCAAGGAGTGTTGACCTTCTCTCCCAAATAAGGCCGCCTTAGGAGGCACCTATCCTAACACTGAGTGGAAGTGGACAAGCAGCGCCATGCTGCCCCTAGTGGAGACTCGGTATTAGGGTTCCATCTAGGCCGCGACCGGTTTATTTCTGTGGTGGTTGGTGACAGCCGGTTCCTTCGGGCCGGGGACTGTCTGGGTAGGCTGGGTAGGGCAGAGAGCCCAAGTTCCCGTTGAGAGGAGGACCTGAGATCCGGCAGGCGATGTGTGTGAGAGACCTGCAGTAGAGTATATGACTGTTACCGAGTTTTTAAAGAGGGGCTAGGTTTGCATCCTGCCGGCAAGCTCGGTCAGGCGTGGTCTCCCTAGCCGCCAGAGGGCACCCTTCCTCCTGCCGGGCTCCTAAACAGCACCCTGCCTCCTCCGCTCCCTTGGTGCCCAGActtgtccaggaagccagctagGACTTGCCCATCTAGGTGAAAGGCTATAAGGGCTAGACACCATTTTCTCCGCCTGAGTGCCTAAAGAAAGGCTCTGGGAAAGGATGGGCCCTGGTGGGGGCTCCTGCCCTTCTCCGTGCCTCCCGCCGGCGGTCTGGTTTTCAAACAGGAAGGCTTGTCCTACAGCCAAAAGGTAACTGAACaccagaggagaggcagaggcctCTCACCACTTCCTACAGCTTAAGGCTGCTCACAACCGTATCCCTACCCCTCCCACACCACCAAAAGGCCACCCAAAACTCAGGCACATCATATCAATCAGACCCATAGAAGAGCTGACCCTGGACTAGACAGGGATACCTTTTGATCTGTCcattacagcttttttttttttttttttttttttggtttttccgagacaaggtttctctgtgtagttttggagcctttcctggatcttgctctgtagaccaggctggcctcgaactcacaaagtttcgcctgcctctgcctcctgagtgctgggattaaaggtgtgtgccaccaccgcctggcccattaCAGCTTTTAAGTGTGTCCAGCCTTTGACATTGAGACATgatattgtcatctacaaagcTCATGATTCAGAGCTGTGAGGGAATTTCAACAAACCCCTCCATGTTTTACATAAGCCTGACAGTTTGAGGTGTTTCATTTATAACTACCTTTGCCCACATGCGGCTCAGGGCATGTCCATGTGAATTTTCTTGGCTCCAAAACTTTCCCagcacctctcccctcctccaggtTTGTCTAGCCAGACACTGTGGTCAACAGGTGTGGCCTTTAGGGAGATGAAACCTGGAGAGCCCCTAGGTCCTatccctgtttttttcttttcttttttttttttttttttttttttttttttggtttttcgagacagggtttctctgtgtagctttgcgcctttcctggaactcacttggtagcccaggctggcctcgaactcacagagatccacctggctctgcctcccgagtgctgggattaaaggcgtgcgccaccaccgcccggctttcttttctttttttttaaaacatttatgtagatttatgtattttatgtgtgtgagtgtttttgttgttgttttggggttttttggatgtatgtatgtatgtgcaccacttgtaTGTGGTGCCATTGAAggtcagaaggtgtcagatcacctggaaagATGGATGGTTGGAGCACGAATCTTAACAgatcatattaataaaatcaaacccccccaaaaaaagaaaaagaaaatcaaacccaaagccaggtattggggtgaatgctggaagatcagagaagaagaacaagccataacttcctcaccttgccagttcctcacctgatcctgtttccttagactggaagcctctgagtcctcatccaaatggatctcagctgaactgctgctcaaagcctataagcttaaccaggctctagttcctggtcctatgccttatatacctttctgcttcctgccattacttcctgggattaaaggctcttgttaccacgcctggctgtttccagtgtggctttgaactcgcagagatccggatggatctctgccttgggaatgctaggattaaaggtgtgtgtgccaccattttctggcctctgtatctagtggctattctgtcctctgaccccagataagtttattagggtgcacaatattttggggaacacaatatcaccacagatggttgtgagccaccatgtaggcaCTGAGATACAAACTTaagccctctgtaagagcatcagGTGCTCTtagtgctgagccatctgtccagcaccCTTTGTATTTTCTGATTCCCTTCGATCCTTCACACATACATTGTGGGTGTCTCTGTGGTCCTTTCTGTCTATGTTTAGAACATCCCAGGCCCTCTTTACCCATAGCCTCTAATGTCACCCAAGTTCTGTGCCATCCCCTCCCTATCCTAGATCCTAGGCTTCCtaggcctggaattcactctgtctACCAGAGAATTGACTGCCTGCTCTGGGAGCCAAGGACTTGCGGAGATGAACTCGAGCAGACAGAGCAAGGTCTGTGCACTGCAGCCTTAGTTCACCCACCCTTGTGATTGATTGCAGAGTGCTTTTACACAGCCTCACGGTGTTCTCTGATGTTCCAGAGGCGGGGCGGAGCCCGGCTGCTTCCCTGGAAGACCCACTGAGCGAGTCAGTGAGGCCTAGTCCACCTTGGCACCTCTCCTTCCGGGGTGAGGGAAGGCCTTCCACAAAAGCTGACCACAGGGTCCTTTAAGGCCGCAAAGACTGTCTGCCTGCCGCTCCTGCCTGGCAGTAATGTACCCTCCCACTGGGACCATGGCCACCAGTAAACAGAGCCTTCCTTGTGCAGCCTCCAACAGCtgcaggctggggagggagggcgggcACCCAATGCTCCCACAGCCCATTCTGCCTCACTTCCCTGCTCTTCTGGCTGGCTCTGTGCACATGCCCTCAGGCTATAGGCTCCAGGCCTTCTTGGGTCTTCTTTCTCACTACTAGCACAGGGGTATTCTTGGTTCCTGGTGAAGATCTACAGTGTCTTCCCTTACTGGCTGTGGGCAGCCACTGTCCTTGGTGGGCTTATGCTCAAGAGCCACGGTTATGCTATGTTATTCATACCTATTGCCCAGCTTGAGACCCAAACATCTCAAAGAGAAGCTCTTGGTGTTAAAGCTTAGAAGTTCTGCTTCCTTCATGGATATGAATGTGTTGGCGTTGAGATTCAAGCTACTCTGTGAGGATGAGTCAACTTAGAAGATAATCTGGGCATTGAGATAACTCTCAGCATGCCCAAAAGTGACCTGGTGTACCTCACACACATCTAGCCCTCCTGATATATGGGTCCTCTAAGTGTGGTCAACAGAACCCATGTTCTGCTTTCTGAACTACCCTTttagggaagggggcaggaaagTCAGATCTTGCTGGAGACTAGCACACTGGTTAGGATGGTAAACATGAACAATAAGACTCCATCCAACAGAATGCTGCTGCTTAGGATATAGGATTCTGCTTGTCCTGATGGCTTTTCCCTATGACATTGGATACCACAACCAATAGGGATTGCCTAACACACTTAGATTTGAAGGTAATTCATACCAAAAGCCAGACCCACAGATGCCTGGTGGCTGGACTAGAACAGACCCCATAGTGtaatattccttaaaaaaaagaaaagaattacaaagccaggcatgggaagGCCTGTAAATCCTTGCATTCCTTGAGCTGAATTCCAGGTTACAGGTTAGAAGACCCTGCACAGAGAAACAACCGAactaaaaagatttgttttttttagttccatGGGCAGAAAGATTTATTAGGGATTAAACTGTCAAGGCCATTGAGGGTGAGGGGGGAAAAAGAGCAAATGGCGGAAAAGAATTGATTCAGAACTCCATGCTTTGACAGAATTGACTTTAGGGGGAAGGTTAAGGGAGGGAGTTCCTGGTGAACCGAAAACACCTTAAGAGACTTACTTTTCTTGTAAACAGGAACTTTTTAGGCTTGTTTACCTGGCCAAGTCATGTTTAGGACAAAGTCAGCACTGCCATTTGAGGGTAGGGGGGGCTTTGAACCTGACACCTCAGAAAAAAAACTTGTAGAAATATATAAATGGATTGTTCCCTAAGCGATCCACTACAGGGTAGCGACAATTTAAATTTCATacgttagtttgtttgtttttccctctcaTAGAGTCATGGCCAGGCATGCCCAGCCCTGCAGTCTCCATGAGCTCTGCGCGCACTTAGAGCGAAGGCTCCAAGGAGACCGGCTCCCGGCCAGCTGGTTTCCACAACACGGGGCGCAGCCGAAGAGGCGGAGGGAGGGCCCTCCCGGGAACAAACAGACCCCGCGCCTGCCCAGTGCGTCCCGGGAGGACCCAGCTGGGCCGGATTTCATGGGTGCAATCAGCTCAGCCTGGAAGTCCCCAAGCTGGACCGAAATGTGTCCCGGAGTGCAATGTCTcaggctcttttctctccccACCAGCAGCACACAGACCCTCGTACCAAAGCGAGCCCACAAAACTCTGAAAAGAGACCCCCTCCCTCTCGGCCGGAAGCTTGCTTTCCACGTCCCGCCCGCGCGCTGCACTGCGGCGGTTACCAGGACGCCAAACCAGCGCAGCCAATAGTGTCAGGCTTTCGGCGTGCTCCCAGGAGGCAGCCAATGAGGGTGTAAATCAATCATTTGAAACACCCAATGAATTGAGCACTGCGGCGCCAGGGCGGGGATTGTGATAGGGAGAACCTTAGACAGTACTGGCCAATAATGAGCGTCTATCGTTGGGAAGGCGGGCCCTAGACCGCTTGATTGACGGGAAAGCCGCCAATCAAACAAGAGTGTTTCTTGGCCTCGTTCTGGGAGCCCAATCGTAGGCTTGCGAAGGCGGGCTATGAGGGGTATATAAGTGCTGGTAGAGCGTCGGTTGTAGCACTCTGTGCGCCTGCTCCTCCCAGCTCGTTCCTCCTCTGCAGCCGCTCCGCAGTCGCCGCCGCCATGAGGGAGATCGTGCACCTGCAGGCTGGGCAGTGCGGCAATCAGATTGGCGCCAAGGTAAGCGGCTAGGGCTCCGCTGGACGGGCGCCAGCGGTACGGTCAGCCGGGGAAGATGGCGGAAGCGGCGGCGCTCTCACTGCGTCCTGGATACCGGCGTACGCTGGGCCGGGACGTAGAAGCGGTGGCTGGTGGCGGTGGGGGCGGACCGTGCGGGGCCCTAGGGACCCGTCGCTCGGGCGCTTTGGAGAcgggggtggtgtggggtggggggaagggccTGCCGCACCCATCCGGGGCGGGGCTGCCTTGGAGCGCACCGGCCGCCGTGACTCAGCTAACGCCCGAGTCCCTTGCAGTTCTGGGAGGTGATCAGCGACGAGCATGGCATTGATCCCACCGGCACGTACCACGGAGATAGCGACCTCCAGCTGGAGCGTATCAACGTGTACTACAACGAGGCCACCGGTAAGACTCCCCTCTCCGTACACCGTCCCGATCACCCCTCCGGGTTGACCACGCTTGACGTCCCCCTGTCCCACCAGGTGGCAAGTATGTTCCCCGTGCCGTGCTCGTGGACTTGGAGCCGGGCACCATGGACTCGGTGCGCTCGGGGCCCTTCGGGCAGATCTTCAGACCTGATAACTTCGTCTTCGGTGAGTGCGGTGGGGGGTGTGGGCGGAGCTTGCTACCCCCTGAGGCTCAAAGGTCAAGGGGCTGACCTAAAGTCCCTGCTGACTAGCCGGCCAGGTGTAACACTTTTCCTGACCTCTGAGTCACTCAATCCCTTGGTCAAAGCAGCTTTGGGAGGAAAGTCTGTCTGCCGGCAGGCTAGTTGCTGGTAGAGAGTGTGAGCAAGCCTGACCTGGTGGCCGGGGTCCCTGTGCCGTCCTTGAATATTGGCAGGGGTGCCTAGGGAAGTGTTACTGTCCTAGCTGTGGTCCCCCACCCGCCCTTCTTTTTCCACACATGGCAAGTTGTTGTGTCATTTCAGGGGTCTGTTCACTTTTTTATTATAGAGGTGACAACCTCAAACCATTTGGCCTTTTGGGCACGTACCTAGTGAGTGACCAGCTGTTTTCTCTTCCAGGTCAGAGTGGGGCTGGGAACAACTGGGCCAAGGGGCACTACACAGAAGGCGCAGAGCTGGTTGACTCGGTGTTGGACGTTGTGaggaaggaagctgagagctgTGACTGCCTGCAGGGCTTCCAGCTGACCCACTCCCTGGGTGGGGGGACTGGGTCTGGGATGGGTACCCTCCTTATCAGCAAGATCCGGGAGGAGTACCCGGACAGGATCATGAACACCTTCAGTGTGGTGCCTTCCCCTAAGGTGTCGGACACAGTGGTGGAGCCCTACAATGCCACCCTCTCAGTTCACCAGCTTGTTGAGAACACAGATGAGACCTATTGCATTGATAATGAAGCACTCTATGACATCTGTTTCAGAACCCTAAAGCTGACCACACCCACTTATGGCGACCTGAACCATCTAGTGTCCGCCACTATGAGTGGGGTAACCACCTGCCTGCGATTCCCTGGCCAGCTAAATGCTGACCTGCGGAAGCTGGCTGTAAATATGGTGCCCTTCCCTCGCCTGCACTTCTTCATGCCTGGCTTTGCCCCCTTGACCAGCCGAGGTAGCCAGCAGTACCGTGCCCTGACAGTTCCTGAGCTCACCCAGCAGATGTTTGATGCCAAGAACATGATGGCTGCCTGTGATCCCCGCCATGGGCGCTACTTGACAGTGGCTGCCGTGTTCAGGGGCCGCATGTCTATGAAGGAGGTGGACGAACAGATGCTTAACGTCCAGAACAAGAACAGCAGCTACTTTGTTGAGTGGATCCCCAACAATGTGAAAACAGCTGTCTGTGACATTCCACCTCGGGGCCTAAAAATGTCCGCCACCTTCATCGGCAACAGCACCGCCATTCAGGAGCTGTTCAAACGCATCTCAGAGCAGTTCACAGCCATGTTCCGACGCAAGGCCTTCCTGCACTGGTACACGGGTGAGGGCATGGATGAGATGGAGTTCACCGAGGCTGAGAGCAACATGAATGACCTGGTGTCCGAGTACCAGCAGTACCAGGATGCCACGGCTGAGGAGGAGGGCGAGTttgaggaggaggctgaggaggaggtggCCTAGAGCTGTCTTACGCAGCTAACGCATGGGAGCAGTGTGAACTCTTTATTCATTCACAGCTTGTCTGCTAGCCATGTCCACTGTGCATTTGCTGTCCTGTCCTGACATCACTTGTACAGATACCACCATTAAAGCAATTCATAGTGTGTGGCTTCGCCTCTCCAGTTCCTTCTGATAGGCCTTGCGGGTGCTGTTACCGAATGTCAGTGCGTAGTTGTCCTGCATGGCTGCAAGAGAGAAAGGCTTAAGCTGAGTTCCTGGGGTTAGCAGTGGGAGAGGTCAGTGCAGGCTGTGAACAGAGCAGCCTCTAGGATCTTGTGGTTACCCTCTTCAAATAGGCATGGAGCAACCTTGCTGGCTTTGTAAGTTTATGGGAAAGGCTGCTGAGCCCATACTGACTGGGTAGTTAAGACAAAACCGGGACTCTGAACAGTGGGCCAACAACTGATTATCAGGTAGGTGAGGCGGGACCCCAGCCATTTGATCACGTCATAGGTTTGGTGTGTAGTATGATCTTGTCCTTTTGAAGTGGGGATGGGCTTCTGGCAGGGAGCAGTACTCACATGGGATGAAGCCCATGTAGAAGGGAATCAGGCCTTGACTTCTGTAGATGGTGGTGCTTGGCCAGTGGGTCTTGGGCAGCCTTTCCCCCAGAGCACAGACTGGGTGTCTGAATATGAACTGGAGAAATGGATATGTGCTGAGGAGCGCTGTCTCCCCACATGGGTGACCAAGATCTTGCTTCTGAGAGTTGTTATCCATCTGACTGAGCACCCAATCCCCCTTACCAGGGTAGGGAATCAGCCCTTGTTAGGATGTGAAAAGGCCTTAAGGGTGACCCCTGGGGAATGGATGCTTTCAGCTGGGAGCAGAAGCAGAACCAGCCCAGCTGAGGCACCTGGAAGCAGGCTAGGCCCATGTTTTCCTACCTGGTTCTTGTCAAAGTCATCCATAGCTTGTGTGACTCCATCACGGTAATTCATCCCCATCACCCAGGCAAACCGGGGGACAAAGCCAGCATAGCCTGGAGATGGGTGGGATGTCAGGGTTTTTCCCTGGCTGCCTTCCGGGCATAACCCACGCTCCCAGGTGTGTCAGAAATGCTGAGCCCTTCCATCCCTACAGGTTGGTTGCTGACTCTTGGGGCCAAATTTAGCTCCTCATGGGGGCAGCTGGGCTGGCTCAAGGAAAAAAGTCTTAAGCGTGAGGCCAAACACACCCTGTTCTAGGGTAGGTAGGAGCCCAGGTAACAAGCCTTGTTCTCACCATCTCCTCTGGACCCTGTCCCCTCACTGGGAACAGCCCAGGCACCCAGCACATACCTGAGATGGCCTTGCGTTGGATTAGGTTGGGGTGGTCTAGCTGGGGTAGTCGCTGGAACCTGCCCACATCTAGTGTCTCCTGCGGGGGGTGTGAAGGCAGGTACTCGTCCCTCCTGCAGTGGTAGAGCTGGGACAAGGAAGTGTAAATGACCACACAGcttccacctgtgtgtgtgtgtgttggggccaGGAGCCAGGCCAGGTGTCTCCACTTACCTGGTACCTCCCTGGGGTCTCCTGAAGAGGTGCTGCGTTCTTCCAGGCCTCTTCCCCATATGCTAGCAATAGACCTGGGTGCCCCAGGTCTTtagcctctcccttcctccctggagGGAATGGTGGGTAGGGAGGATAAGGCATGAAGCCTGCAGGCATTGAAACCTGTCTGGATATGTTCTCTACCTGGGGCGGCC of Peromyscus maniculatus bairdii isolate BWxNUB_F1_BW_parent chromosome 4, HU_Pman_BW_mat_3.1, whole genome shotgun sequence contains these proteins:
- the Cimip2a gene encoding ciliary microtubule inner protein 2A isoform X2 translates to MTATQKHSLFTPEPHYIPGYAGFYPQLRYQVGNTYGRTTAQLLTDPSVQKSPCSVLSPMSKPRFIEDFSKSKSPWIPCKDLTEPYIPHYTSLKPYKNFEILGQLPRQEMDTQGPPQVENISRQVSMPAGFMPYPPYPPFPPGRKGEAKDLGHPGLLLAYGEEAWKNAAPLQETPGRYQLYHCRRDEYLPSHPPQETLDVGRFQRLPQLDHPNLIQRKAISGYAGFVPRFAWVMGMNYRDGVTQAMDDFDKNQFIFRHPVCALGERLPKTHWPSTTIYRSQGLIPFYMGFIPSMQDNYALTFGNSTRKAYQKELERRSHTL
- the Slc34a3 gene encoding sodium-dependent phosphate transport protein 2C, with the translated sequence MPNSLAGGQFPNPTLDAIDLVDRNLRDAGTSSSIPGSEEGGTDPQAFSQLKNTGQLKEVSMASRLRQVVINFLKACGLLGSLYFFICSLDILSSAFQLLGSKMAGDIFKDNVVLSNPVAGLVIGVLVTVLVQSSSTSSSIVVSMVASKLLTVQVSVPIVMGVNVGTSITSTLVSMAQSGDRDEFQRAFSGSAVHGIFNWLTVLVLLPLESATAALERLSELALGAASLQPGGQAPDILKALTQPFTHLIIQLDSSVITGSATSNTTNSSLIKQWCGVKGETSQESHEECSIFNPCTEMNGTASPEENRVPCRHLFVGTGLTDLAVGFILLAGSLLVLCTCLVLIVKLLNSVLQGRIAQAVRTVINADFPFPFGWLSGYLAILVGAGLTFLLQSSSVFTAAIVPLMGVGVINLERAYPLFLGSNIGTTTTALLAALASPPDTLLIAVQVALIHFFFNLAGILLWYLVPVLRLPIPLAKRFGDLTAQYRWVAIVYLLFTFLLLPLAAFGLSLAGGSVLAAVGGPLVGLMLLIILINVLQRRRPSWLPHCLRSWAWLPLWLHSLEPWDRLVTGCCPCRACSNSNMTSKVANCYENPEVIASQQL
- the Tubb4b gene encoding tubulin beta-4B chain, translating into MREIVHLQAGQCGNQIGAKFWEVISDEHGIDPTGTYHGDSDLQLERINVYYNEATGGKYVPRAVLVDLEPGTMDSVRSGPFGQIFRPDNFVFGQSGAGNNWAKGHYTEGAELVDSVLDVVRKEAESCDCLQGFQLTHSLGGGTGSGMGTLLISKIREEYPDRIMNTFSVVPSPKVSDTVVEPYNATLSVHQLVENTDETYCIDNEALYDICFRTLKLTTPTYGDLNHLVSATMSGVTTCLRFPGQLNADLRKLAVNMVPFPRLHFFMPGFAPLTSRGSQQYRALTVPELTQQMFDAKNMMAACDPRHGRYLTVAAVFRGRMSMKEVDEQMLNVQNKNSSYFVEWIPNNVKTAVCDIPPRGLKMSATFIGNSTAIQELFKRISEQFTAMFRRKAFLHWYTGEGMDEMEFTEAESNMNDLVSEYQQYQDATAEEEGEFEEEAEEEVA
- the Cimip2a gene encoding ciliary microtubule inner protein 2A isoform X1, which translates into the protein MTATQKHSLFTPEPHYIPGSGISPASLHSYAGFYPQLRYQVGNTYGRTTAQLLTDPSVQKSPCSVLSPMSKPRFIEDFSKSKSPWIPCKDLTEPYIPHYTSLKPYKNFEILGQLPRQEMDTQGPPQVENISRQVSMPAGFMPYPPYPPFPPGRKGEAKDLGHPGLLLAYGEEAWKNAAPLQETPGRYQLYHCRRDEYLPSHPPQETLDVGRFQRLPQLDHPNLIQRKAISGYAGFVPRFAWVMGMNYRDGVTQAMDDFDKNQFIFRHPVCALGERLPKTHWPSTTIYRSQGLIPFYMGFIPSMQDNYALTFGNSTRKAYQKELERRSHTL